One window of Sandaracinaceae bacterium genomic DNA carries:
- a CDS encoding neutral zinc metallopeptidase yields the protein MDIGGHRRSENFEDRGAGRRGRGGAGIGGFLFSFVLRKFGLPGLLVLGLVGVGVYFLAPDSVRQLLGSSGGEVQTSGASVCEASEGYAAACDFSRVVLASTEDVWAAQFSQGRLPSYGGGGAPSSYRAPTLVVFSGAVSTGGCGNATSDVGPFYCPGDGKLYIDPDFYRVMEQRLRAPGDFAQAYVIAHEVGHHVQNLIGSTRLGVRGESEAQVSVRVELQADCLAGVWGHFARSSLSITDEDLSEATQAAHSIGDDALGHSDEATFTHGSSEQRIRWFRRGFDTGDARQCDTFAVQNHAQL from the coding sequence ATGGACATCGGCGGACATCGGCGGTCGGAGAACTTCGAGGATCGCGGCGCGGGCCGCAGGGGACGGGGAGGCGCCGGGATCGGCGGGTTCCTGTTCTCGTTCGTGCTCCGCAAGTTCGGGCTGCCCGGGCTGCTCGTGCTCGGCCTGGTCGGCGTCGGGGTCTACTTCCTGGCCCCCGACTCGGTGCGACAGCTCCTGGGCAGCTCGGGCGGCGAGGTGCAGACCTCGGGGGCCAGCGTCTGCGAGGCGTCCGAGGGGTACGCCGCGGCCTGCGACTTCTCGCGCGTGGTCCTCGCCTCGACCGAGGACGTGTGGGCGGCGCAGTTCTCCCAGGGGCGCCTCCCCAGCTACGGCGGCGGCGGCGCGCCCTCGAGCTACCGCGCCCCCACCCTCGTCGTCTTCTCGGGCGCGGTGTCCACCGGCGGGTGCGGCAACGCGACCAGCGACGTCGGCCCGTTCTACTGCCCGGGCGACGGCAAGCTCTACATCGACCCGGACTTCTACCGGGTGATGGAGCAGCGCCTCCGCGCGCCGGGCGACTTCGCGCAGGCCTACGTCATCGCGCACGAGGTCGGCCACCACGTGCAGAACCTCATCGGCTCCACCCGCCTCGGCGTGCGCGGCGAGAGCGAAGCGCAGGTCTCCGTGCGCGTGGAGCTCCAGGCCGACTGCCTCGCCGGCGTCTGGGGCCACTTCGCGCGCTCGTCCCTCTCCATCACCGACGAGGACCTCTCGGAGGCCACCCAGGCCGCCCACTCCATCGGCGACGACGCGCTCGGCCACAGCGACGAGGCCACGTTCACGCACGGCTCGAGCGAGCAGCGCATCCGCTGGTTCCGCCGCGGCTTCGACACCGGCGACGCCCGCCAGTGCGACACGTTCGCGGTCCAGAATCACGCCCAGCTCTGA